TCTGCCTGCCAGAATTTTGCAAGATTTGTCAGGGAAGGATTATATGACTCATTCTCCGTTGCCTTTGCAAGATATTCTGCTGAAGCTGAATACGAGCCTTCATCTAAAAGTTTTGCCCCTTTAAAGAAGTTAGCTTTTTTAAGATTGACCAGGTCCGTTTCAGTAGGCTTTTTAATTTTAGAGAGAGCGCTTATAGCCTGATCATAATCCTTTTTGGTTAGAGCGCCTGTTGCTATATAGCCATATATTTCATCTTGTTTTCTCTCTGTAACTTTGTAATTATTAAGGTAATCTGTAAATCTTGATGTTTCTCCGGTTAAATCAAAATCCAGTTTTGCATAGTTGAAGTATGCATCTTCCTCTATTGCTTTGTCATAACGCATGCATGCGGCGCTGCGGAAAGCCTCCTCTGCGGCCGGCTTGTTTTTCAGCTGAATATAGCACTGTCCTATGTGATAGTTTGCGCTTTGGCCTAGAGAATCATCAACCTCTTTAACACGGCTGAAACGAGTGATGGAAGTGTCATAATCCTTTAGCGTATAGGCAATCATTCCTGCATAGAAATTGTCTGAGCGTGAGGATATTCCGCCGCCGGAAGAGTACATGTTGAAAAATTTTCTTGCGTTTTGCGCATCGCCTGTTGCATAATAAGATTCAGAAATAATCCTTGCAACTCTTGGCTTGTATGTTTGCTCTATTGTTTTGTAAACTTCCGGCCCGTTGTTAATTACATAATTGTAATCCTTTAGCATGAACTTGCTGTCCAGGATATGGAATTTGCTCATAACGGTAAATCTAGGGTCTGATTTTGCTTTCTCCAAAGATGGTATTGCCCTGGTAAATTCTTTGTTCATGTAATCCATATACCCAAGATAGTAATATGCAGCGCTTGCATAAGGTCCTTTGTCATTGGAACTTGTGAGATAATTAAATGTTTGGCGGGCCTCCTGGTATGACCCTGTCCTCATCTGGCAGTAGCCCTTGCGAAAAAAGAATTCATCTCTATCCTCTTTGGCCAACATATCTGCATCCATCTTGTCCAGGATTTTCATTGCGTCTGAATATTTGTCATTTTCAAATTCGGAGATTGCTAGCCTGAATTTTATTTGAGGTAGAAGAGAAGATGCAGGGTAGTCAGATTCATAGTTCTTTACAATACCCTCTAGATTAGGCTGTTTCAGCAATATCTGACACAGCACTTTATACCCCGCAGCCTCTTCCGCTTTGGTGCCGGCGGAATTTTTTTCTCCGCTTTGCTCCAGCTCTTTGTTAAATTCATTAAGGGCGCTGCTGTACATCTTATTTTTGTACAGCTCAATACCGGAAGACATGTGCGCGGAACTGCCGGATTGTATAGTGTTTTGAGCTCCCGACGGGTTTACGCAAAATAGGGAAAGTATTGCTATAGCTAAAAGTATCTTCTTCATAATCTGACTATTATAACCACATTTTGTAAAACAGAACATATCTTATCAAAAGTATGAATAAATGGTAAAATTCTTAAATTTGCCACTAATATTTTATTCACTATTTATTAACCGGAAAATTGCTGAGAAAATTATGCCACAGATGGGTGAACTTGGTTTCAAAACAGGGATAGCGCTTCCTTTGATAGAATTGGAAAATGCTGATATATACAACGACGGGAATCTTATTCTGTCGGGAGTTAACTTAAAAGTTAAAAGAGGGGAATTTGTATATCTGGTGGGAAAGGTTGGAAGCGGCAAAAGCTCAATTATCAGGACTTTAACAGCTGAACTCCCTCTGATTAGCGGCGAGGGAAGAGTAGGGGATTTTGATTTGAAAACAATCAGGAAAAATCAGATTCCGTATTTGAGAAGGAACCTTGGAGTAGTTTTTCAGGATTTTCAGCTCCTTATGGACCAGACGGTTATGGAGAATTTGATGTTTGTCCTGCGTTCTACTGAATGGGATGATTTGCAAAAAATGCAGGAGAGGTGCATGGAGGTTCTTAAGGTTGTGGGGATGGAGAACAAGGCGCATAAAATGCCTCATCAGCTTTCAGGCGGTGAGCAACAGAGAGTTGCAATTGCAAGAGCCATTTTGAATTCTCCGTCAGTTATTCTTGCTGATGAGCCTACGGGTAATTTGGATGCAGAGACGGCGGCAGGAATTATGGATGCTCTCTTAAGAATTCATAAGCAATATTCTCCTGCAGTTCTGATGATTACGCATAACAGGTCTATTATTGACAGATATCCTGCAAGGATAATGATGTGCGCTAATGGAGTTTGTACGGAATTGACCAACAATGGGGTAGAACAGGACAAGTTAAAAGAGGTGGCAGACGATATGCCAGATGATTATGAAACAGAAAATGACGGAGAGCCGCAAGAAAATTCTTGAGTGGTTTGACAAATACGGACCTGAGCCAAAGAGCGAGCTGAAATTCAAAAGTCCTTTTGAACTTATTGTAGCAGTTATACTCTCCGCGCAGTGCACAGATAAGAGAGTTAACATGACAACTCCTGCATTGCTTGCAAAATACCCTGATGCAGAGTCTCTTGCAAAGGCCACGGAAAAAGATATTTTCAAGTATATAAAGTCCATATCTTTTCCAAACAGCAAGGCCGCTCATCTTCTGGGTATGGCAAAGATGCTTGTAAAGGATTTTGGAGGCAAAGTTCCGGAGGAGATAGAGCAGATGGAAAAATTGCCGGGCGTGGGGAGAAAGACTGCAAATGTTGTTGCCTCAATTTGTTTTAACAAACCTGTAATAGCCGTTGATACTCATGTGTTTAGAGTAGCTCATAGAATCGGATTTTCCAAAGGGGCAACCCCTCTGGAAGTGGAGGAAGATTTGGAGAAAATGATTCCCGTAGATAAAAGAGCTAAGGCGCATCACTGGCTTATACTTCATGGCAGATATGTATGCAAATCTGCTAAACCAATGTGTGATGAGTGCCCAATTTCCAAATGGTGTCCAAAGTTGCTTGAAAACAGCAAACTATGACGGATGATTTTAAAATAAGTCTTAAAGAATACTCTGCCTACCTGAGACTGGAAAGATCTCTTTCCAAAAATACTATCTTGTCTTATTGTTCTGATATTAAGAAGTTTATAAACTATTTGCATGAAAAGGGAATTGGATCCCCGGAGCGCGTGTCTTCTGACTTAATTGATGAATATCTTGCAAGCGAATTTGAATCGGGCATATCAAAGAGGAGCCAGGCACGTTGTATTAGCGCTTTAAAATCTTTCTATAAATTTTACTCTTTGGAACACTCCTCTTCAAATTCAGGAGGAGGGCAAAACTCTTCTTCCGAAATAAATCCTTGTGAAAAAATTGATACTCCAAAACTTACAAGGCAGCTCCCGACAGTTTTATCTGTAGAGGAGGTTGATAAAATTTTAAATTCGGTGGATTTGTCAGCACCGGAAGGGACACGTAATCGTGCAATTTTAGAGATGCTTTATTCTTGCGGTTTGCGCGTGAGCGAATTGGTGAATCTACGTCTGTCCGATTTGTTTTTTAAGGACTCATTCATCAGAGTAATTGGCAAGGGAAACAAGCAACGACTTATCCCGGTGGGAGATTATGCCAAGGATGCTGTAAATAATTATATACCTGTTAGATGGGAAGTTCTGCAGAATGCAAAACAGCTGGGAGGATCGCTTGGAAAAAGAGCTTCAAAAACGGCTGAAAAATCTACTTTAAAAAGCAAATCTGCATCAAATTTGGCCGAGGCTGAGGATACTCTTTTTTTGAACAGGCGCGGTGGAAAAATGACTCGCGTAATGGTATTTGATATAGTTAAAAATCAGGCTCGCATTGCGGGGATAAAAAAAGATGTTCATCCGCATACTTTCAGACATTCATTTGCTACTCATTTAGTTGAAAATGGTGCTGATTTAAGAGTTGTCCAGGATATGCTTGGGCATGAAAGTATTTTAACTACAGAGATTTACACGCATGTCAGCACAAAACAGTGGATGAAAAATATTCTGGAGCACCACCCGGAAAGGAATCATTCATAATTCTTTTTAGAATTAGTCTCAGCGTCAGTAACATCCAGTACCGTTTCTATCATATTGATAAGGCTTTTGGCCGCAAGATCTATTTTTACCGCATAATTCTTTTTGTCGTCGGCAGAAATTAAATTGCTGGAGTCAGAAATCATGTTTGCGTAGTTGGTGATATCTCTTAAAGGCGTCTTAATCTCTTTGTTCATTTTTTGAAGGAAAAGCGCCTTCATCTTATTATCGCTTTCCGCAACTTCTATTTCATGTTCCAGTATTGCATTTGCCTTTGCGATAGATTCTTTCTCTTTTATTAAAATGTCTTCTGACCGCTTGACTCTGTAAGATGCTCTTTTGGAGCGCATTAACATAACTATCGTGACTATAAGGAGAGCTATTACGCAAATTGTGCTTATGGCTATTACTCCTGCTTGCTTTTGAATCTCTTTATGCCTAAGTCCGTTAACATCGTGCAGTACTTGGATTTCTTTAACCTTCTCGTCAAGGTTATCGGAATTTTCCTGTTCTCTTTGCTGAATATATCTTAATAAGTATGGCTTTAGCTCTTTCTCTTTGCCAAGAGCTTTTCCGGCGATAAATATGTTCTCCAAACATTCTTTCTGAATCCAGATTTCATCCTGTAAATTTTTGTTATTCAATATGCTGTCAAGATACGGAGTTGCAGATGCATAATCTTTTACGGACATGTAATATCTCACTTTTGCAAGTGAATACGGGGAGTTGAACTCTGCTGCAACTTCTTTATTTTTTGACGCTATAACTTCTATTTTCTTAAGGCATTCAGAAAGTTCATCTTTTGAGAGGACCTGATTGCATCTTAGCATCGCCATATATATAATATAGCGGTTCTTATCCATGCTTAAATATTTCCTGCCGTTTTGCCGCATTTCTATCTCAGCAAGGTCCAAATAGTTAAGAGCTTGTCTGCATGCGCTTACTCCGGCTTTTTGTTCATGGCTGCCTGATTGTTTTACATAATAATTAGCAGTGAGCATGTAATAGGCAAGAGGAAGAAATCTTTTTCCGTCTGCCGGAAGTTTTTCCACTAATTTGCCAAGCTCTTCTATATATTTGATATCTAGGCTTCCCGATAGAGTTTTTGTGTAAAATGCGCTAATATTAAACAAAGCACCTGCCTGTTCATAGATGCTATTATTTTTTCCATTTTTGTACTCCGTTATAAGTTCATTCCAAAAAGCTGACTCATTTTTTTTGCAGTAAGTTTCATCAGTTTGTTTAGATGCCTGCAGGAATTTTATAAATGTAAGTAATTCAGCCTTGGCATTACTTTTTGGCAAGAGATCGGACATCTCAATGTATCTTTCTTCATGGTCCTGGTCATAACTAGCCATCTCTCCAATTGCCTCAATCTGAGTATTATCGTCTTTGTTGGTTTTGGCTATTGCATATATTTGCCTCCCATACTTTACTCTCTCTTCATTTGAAGATGCTCTGTCAAATTTGCTGAAAAGTTCAGTCACGTATTTTTTGTAAAATTCTTTGCTGCTGTCTTTTGCACTAAAATCTTTTTGATCATAGTTGTCTGCTAAAGCAGGTTTAGTTGCAAGCATAATGAATAGCGCTACGTATGCCGCTATATGGCAAGCGGTTCTAAATTTGGTTATATAGCTATGGCTGCGCTGCATCATTCTTGAGTTAGAGGGTGAATAAATATAAATCTTGCGCCGCCGGAGCAAGTTGCATCCGCCATAACCTTGCCGTGTAATCCTTTGGCTATCAATCTGCAAATAAATAAACCAAGCCCCTGTCCCTGAGAAAATCTGTTAAGCTTTTCAAATCTGTTGAATATCACTTCTTCTTTTCCTTCCGGTATTCCTATGCCTGTATCTGTGACTGACAATATTACTGAGCCGTTTTTCCCTTGAACTTCTGCTGTTCTGTTATTGATTTGATAATCAAGTACTATCTTGCCTGATTGAGTAAACTTGCATGAGTTTGAAAGAAAGTTAAGCAGGACTTGAATTAATCTCTCCCTATCTGTATCAATAATCAAATCTCTATCGTGAGCTTTAAAAATCATTTCAACTCCTTGTGCCGCCCTTCCCTTGAATATGTTGACAACAAAGGTGCAAATCTCATTAAGGCTCTCTGGAGCAATATGATACTCGCCTCTTTCCAAATCTGAGATATCCAAAATGTCGCTTACTGTTGTACTCAAGAGCGCTGAGTTTTGCCTCATGATTTCATTGAATTTTGCCGCCTCCTCTTTGCTTGGCTTGTTAGAAGGGTCGGCTAGAATTTTTGAAAAACCTACGATAGAATTAAGCGGGGTCCTAATCTCATGCTGCATGTTTTGAATGAAGGAAGTCTTTAATCTAGAGGCATTTTCAGCCTCCGCTTTTGCCTTGTCCAGCCTCTTTCTTGTTTCATGCAAATCCTTTTTCTCCTTTATTAATTTGTTTTTTGATTCTGCCAGCTTGCCCGCCAAATTCTGCGAACGTACCAGCAAATAAAAAGCAAATGCAAACAGT
The window above is part of the Bacteroidales bacterium genome. Proteins encoded here:
- a CDS encoding ATP-binding cassette domain-containing protein translates to MGELGFKTGIALPLIELENADIYNDGNLILSGVNLKVKRGEFVYLVGKVGSGKSSIIRTLTAELPLISGEGRVGDFDLKTIRKNQIPYLRRNLGVVFQDFQLLMDQTVMENLMFVLRSTEWDDLQKMQERCMEVLKVVGMENKAHKMPHQLSGGEQQRVAIARAILNSPSVILADEPTGNLDAETAAGIMDALLRIHKQYSPAVLMITHNRSIIDRYPARIMMCANGVCTELTNNGVEQDKLKEVADDMPDDYETENDGEPQENS
- the nth gene encoding endonuclease III, with protein sequence MKQKMTESRKKILEWFDKYGPEPKSELKFKSPFELIVAVILSAQCTDKRVNMTTPALLAKYPDAESLAKATEKDIFKYIKSISFPNSKAAHLLGMAKMLVKDFGGKVPEEIEQMEKLPGVGRKTANVVASICFNKPVIAVDTHVFRVAHRIGFSKGATPLEVEEDLEKMIPVDKRAKAHHWLILHGRYVCKSAKPMCDECPISKWCPKLLENSKL
- a CDS encoding tyrosine recombinase XerD; the protein is MTDDFKISLKEYSAYLRLERSLSKNTILSYCSDIKKFINYLHEKGIGSPERVSSDLIDEYLASEFESGISKRSQARCISALKSFYKFYSLEHSSSNSGGGQNSSSEINPCEKIDTPKLTRQLPTVLSVEEVDKILNSVDLSAPEGTRNRAILEMLYSCGLRVSELVNLRLSDLFFKDSFIRVIGKGNKQRLIPVGDYAKDAVNNYIPVRWEVLQNAKQLGGSLGKRASKTAEKSTLKSKSASNLAEAEDTLFLNRRGGKMTRVMVFDIVKNQARIAGIKKDVHPHTFRHSFATHLVENGADLRVVQDMLGHESILTTEIYTHVSTKQWMKNILEHHPERNHS